One window of Candidatus Methylomirabilis sp. genomic DNA carries:
- a CDS encoding M48 family metalloprotease, which translates to MHAFGWCANCHAPSLTRRQLLRGLAAGAAAALLPRPAWAFTIINPSQEEEIGRNAHKEILDRFGPLDSPSLQAFVAQVGQRLVEEAEYTGFEYRFTALDAPEINAFALPGGFIYVTRGLLSAANSEAELASVVGHEIGHVTSHHAAKQLTRAFGLQFLTLGLIALSPGGREHAGKWATLSTELFSRILLGYGREAELESDEKGIRYAFRAGYDARQMVNFFRVLQLKARLAGVAYHAFSATHPDTIERIDRARVLAEVIGSAPAAELRVGADEYKARLEGLPYGERGSGRRLRIHTVAPGETLVTIVRQAYGSEARAYEVALLNGLRREDAPLVAGQRMKLVVEGPPGRSLRLEPEPAEADR; encoded by the coding sequence TGCAGCCGGGGCTGCCGCGGCCCTCCTCCCCCGCCCCGCCTGGGCCTTCACCATCATCAACCCCTCCCAGGAGGAGGAGATCGGGCGCAATGCCCACAAGGAGATCCTGGACCGCTTCGGCCCCCTCGACTCCCCGAGCCTCCAGGCCTTCGTCGCCCAGGTGGGCCAGCGCCTCGTCGAGGAGGCCGAGTATACCGGCTTCGAGTACCGGTTCACCGCCCTGGACGCCCCCGAGATCAACGCCTTCGCGCTGCCCGGGGGGTTCATCTACGTCACCCGAGGGCTGCTCTCGGCCGCCAACAGCGAGGCGGAGCTGGCGAGCGTCGTGGGCCACGAGATCGGTCACGTCACCTCGCACCACGCCGCCAAGCAGCTGACCCGGGCTTTCGGCCTGCAGTTCCTCACCCTGGGTCTCATTGCCCTCAGCCCGGGAGGGCGGGAGCACGCGGGCAAGTGGGCCACCCTCTCGACCGAGCTCTTCAGTCGCATCCTCCTCGGCTACGGGCGCGAAGCGGAGCTGGAATCGGATGAGAAGGGGATTCGCTACGCGTTTCGGGCCGGCTACGACGCCCGGCAGATGGTCAACTTCTTCCGGGTCCTGCAGCTCAAGGCGCGCCTCGCCGGGGTGGCCTACCACGCGTTCAGCGCCACGCACCCCGACACCATCGAGCGCATCGACCGGGCCCGGGTCCTCGCGGAGGTGATCGGGTCCGCTCCCGCCGCCGAGTTGCGCGTCGGGGCGGATGAGTACAAGGCGCGGTTGGAAGGCCTTCCCTACGGGGAGCGGGGGTCGGGCAGACGGCTCCGCATCCACACGGTGGCGCCGGGGGAGACGCTGGTCACCATCGTGCGGCAGGCCTACGGGAGTGAGGCCCGCGCCTACGAGGTGGCCCTCCTGAATGGGCTCAGGCGGGAGGACGCGCCGTTAGTCGCGGGCCAGCGGATGAAGCTGGTGGTGGAGGGGCCTCCGGGCCGCAGCCTCCGTCTCGAGCCGGAGCCGGCGGAGGCCGACCGGTAG